Proteins from one Parvibaculum lavamentivorans DS-1 genomic window:
- a CDS encoding ActS/PrrB/RegB family redox-sensitive histidine kinase gives MAMTEDRSSMHWLRRNFLAGRMPGDPSGQVRLQTLVILRWLAIAGQLAAVLVVHFGMGFPLPLGLCLAVIAASAWLNVFLTLRYRSATRLPDWQAAVYLAIDLAQLAILLFLTGGLQNPFALLFMAPVTISATTLSLRSTGFLLAQAFTYVTLLSWFHMPLPWRPGEEPQLPSLYVTGHWLALLLGLGFMAAYAWRISQESRRMSAALSATQLVLARAQRLSALDGLAAAAAHELGTPLGTISLVTKELMRGQMGEQEMKEDLALLHSQAERCKDILSRLSRQPDGADVIYSRLPLHALLDEVVAPHRDMDVVFHIDVIADEDGASEPEIWRRPEMLYGLGNFIENAADFAREEVSVTAHYGKGHISIVITDDGPGFAPDVLEKLGEPYVTTRPRKRTALADPDSGHEGMGLGFFIGKTLLERTGATVEIGNRNDARAGARLAMRWPRRAIEADPAFPEQGEAAHKAG, from the coding sequence ATGGCCATGACCGAAGACCGGAGCTCCATGCATTGGCTGCGCCGGAATTTTCTGGCGGGGCGCATGCCCGGCGATCCAAGCGGGCAGGTGCGCCTGCAGACGCTCGTCATCCTGCGCTGGCTCGCCATCGCCGGACAGCTCGCCGCCGTGCTTGTCGTTCATTTCGGCATGGGTTTTCCGCTGCCGCTCGGCCTCTGTCTCGCGGTGATCGCCGCTTCCGCCTGGCTCAATGTTTTCCTGACGCTCCGATACCGCTCGGCGACGCGCTTGCCCGACTGGCAGGCGGCGGTCTATCTCGCCATCGATCTCGCGCAGCTTGCGATCCTGCTGTTCCTGACGGGGGGCTTGCAGAATCCTTTCGCACTTCTGTTCATGGCGCCGGTGACGATTTCGGCGACGACACTCTCGCTCCGCAGCACCGGCTTCCTGCTCGCACAGGCCTTCACCTATGTGACGCTGCTCTCCTGGTTCCATATGCCGCTGCCCTGGCGGCCGGGCGAGGAGCCGCAACTGCCCTCGCTCTATGTGACCGGCCACTGGCTGGCGCTGCTGCTCGGCCTCGGCTTCATGGCGGCCTATGCCTGGCGCATCTCGCAGGAATCGCGCCGCATGTCGGCGGCGCTCTCGGCGACGCAGCTCGTGCTGGCACGTGCGCAGCGCCTCTCCGCGTTGGATGGGCTTGCCGCCGCCGCCGCGCATGAACTCGGCACGCCGCTCGGCACCATCTCGCTTGTCACGAAGGAACTGATGCGCGGCCAGATGGGCGAACAGGAGATGAAGGAAGACCTCGCGCTTCTTCACAGCCAGGCGGAACGCTGCAAGGACATTCTCTCGCGCCTGTCGCGCCAGCCGGATGGCGCCGATGTGATCTATTCGCGGCTGCCGCTCCACGCGCTGCTGGACGAGGTCGTCGCGCCGCATCGCGACATGGATGTGGTCTTCCATATCGACGTCATCGCCGACGAGGACGGCGCGAGCGAGCCGGAAATCTGGCGCCGCCCGGAAATGCTCTACGGGCTCGGCAATTTCATCGAGAACGCCGCCGATTTCGCGCGCGAGGAAGTGTCCGTGACCGCGCATTACGGCAAGGGCCATATCTCGATTGTGATAACGGATGACGGGCCGGGCTTCGCGCCGGACGTGCTGGAAAAGCTCGGCGAGCCCTATGTCACCACGCGGCCCCGCAAGCGCACCGCCCTTGCCGACCCGGATAGCGGCCATGAGGGCATGGGGCTCGGTTTCTTCATCGGCAAGACGCTGCTGGAGCGGACGGGGGCCACCGTCGAGATCGGCAACCGCAACGATGCCAGGGCGGGTGCACGTCTCGCCATGCGTTGGCCGCGCCGCGCCATCGAGGCCGATCCGGCCTTTCCGGAGCAGGGGGAAGCGGCCCACAAGGCTGGCTAA
- a CDS encoding ankyrin repeat domain-containing protein yields the protein MTRVLPAFLLSASLLLAALFAAAPVQAMQPGGPTNYIIDNETVQAARTGDNEKLRAALVKGVSPNESGRDGIPMLILAVGNGHLSTVKMLLENGADPDRRAPDGTTPLSLAALAGRTKIAEALLEAGANPNRPGANREVPLLIATRARHSAIVEVLIRHDVDIYDTDVTGRTALDLAEENHFGEIAALLRGAGA from the coding sequence ATGACACGCGTCCTGCCCGCATTTCTCCTGTCAGCCTCTCTGCTGTTGGCGGCGCTCTTCGCCGCGGCGCCCGTGCAGGCGATGCAGCCTGGCGGGCCGACCAACTACATCATCGACAATGAGACGGTTCAGGCCGCCCGCACCGGCGACAATGAGAAGCTGCGCGCCGCCCTCGTCAAAGGCGTTTCACCCAATGAAAGCGGCCGCGACGGCATACCGATGCTCATCCTCGCCGTCGGCAATGGCCATCTCTCGACGGTGAAGATGCTGCTCGAAAACGGCGCCGATCCCGACCGCCGCGCGCCCGACGGCACCACGCCCCTGTCGCTGGCGGCGCTGGCCGGCCGCACCAAAATCGCCGAGGCACTGCTCGAGGCCGGTGCCAATCCGAACCGGCCCGGCGCCAACCGCGAAGTGCCGCTTCTCATCGCCACGCGCGCCCGCCATAGCGCCATCGTCGAAGTGCTGATCCGCCACGATGTCGATATTTACGATACCGACGTCACCGGCCGGACGGCGCTGGATCTGGCCGAGGAAAATCATTTCGGCGAAATAGCGGCGCTGCTGCGCGGCGCCGGCGCCTGA
- a CDS encoding polyhydroxyalkanoate depolymerase: MLYHIYELNHAAVAPFRAAAEVGLWALRHPLNPFAETLPSKTLAAAFDVFETTTRRYGKPEFGLHETTIDGKPVPITERIVWERPFCKVIHFEREPSAMKGVAPQQKLLIVAPLSGHYATLLRGTVEAMLPYHEVYITDWVDARKVPLTEGSFDLDDYIDYVIEMCHALGPDLHLLAVCQPSVPVFAAVAVMHDNDDAYVPLSMTLMGGPIDTRESPTEVNNLATERGTEWYERHVITTVPWPHPGVMRRVYPGFVQLSGFMAMNLDRHMDAHWNYFDHMVEGDGDSAEKHREFYDEYLSVMDMTSEFYLQTVDEVFVKHSLPKGEFTHRGKTVRPDAITRTALMTVEGEKDDISGVGQTKAAHKLCKNLPASMKAHWEQPGVGHYGVFNGTRWKSEIAPRVREFMAAHAKR; this comes from the coding sequence GTGCTCTATCACATCTACGAATTGAACCATGCGGCGGTGGCGCCTTTCCGGGCAGCGGCCGAGGTTGGCCTGTGGGCGCTGCGGCATCCGCTCAACCCCTTCGCGGAGACGCTGCCGAGCAAGACGCTGGCGGCGGCCTTCGATGTTTTCGAGACGACGACGCGGCGTTACGGCAAACCGGAATTCGGACTTCACGAGACGACCATCGACGGCAAGCCGGTTCCGATCACCGAACGGATCGTGTGGGAGCGGCCTTTCTGCAAGGTGATCCATTTCGAACGCGAGCCATCGGCGATGAAGGGCGTGGCGCCGCAGCAGAAGCTTTTGATCGTCGCGCCGCTTTCCGGCCATTACGCGACGCTGCTGCGCGGCACGGTGGAAGCGATGCTTCCCTATCACGAGGTCTACATCACCGATTGGGTGGACGCGCGGAAAGTGCCTTTGACGGAAGGCTCTTTCGATCTCGACGACTATATCGACTATGTGATCGAGATGTGCCACGCACTGGGGCCGGACCTGCATCTGCTCGCCGTCTGCCAGCCCTCGGTGCCGGTCTTCGCGGCTGTCGCCGTGATGCATGACAATGACGACGCCTATGTGCCGCTCAGCATGACGCTGATGGGCGGACCCATCGACACGCGCGAAAGCCCGACCGAGGTGAACAATCTCGCCACCGAGCGCGGCACCGAATGGTATGAACGCCACGTCATCACCACCGTTCCCTGGCCGCATCCGGGCGTGATGCGCCGCGTCTATCCGGGCTTCGTGCAGCTTTCGGGCTTCATGGCGATGAACCTCGACCGCCACATGGACGCGCATTGGAACTATTTCGACCACATGGTCGAGGGCGATGGCGACTCGGCGGAGAAGCATCGCGAGTTCTATGACGAATATCTCTCGGTCATGGACATGACCTCGGAGTTCTATCTCCAGACGGTCGACGAGGTGTTCGTGAAACACTCGCTGCCCAAGGGCGAGTTCACCCATCGCGGCAAGACGGTGCGGCCCGACGCCATTACCAGAACGGCGCTGATGACTGTCGAGGGCGAGAAGGACGACATCTCGGGCGTCGGCCAGACGAAGGCGGCGCACAAGCTTTGCAAGAACCTACCGGCCAGCATGAAGGCCCATTGGGAGCAGCCGGGCGTCGGACATTACGGCGTCTTCAACGGCACGAGATGGAAGAGCGAGATTGCGCCGCGCGTACGCGAATTCATGGCCGCCCACGCCAAGAGGTAG
- a CDS encoding SCO family protein translates to MSRNGLIALIVGIFVAIGLGLLISEVAIDMAEGEKPVASSGEARVGGPFTLVDQTGKTVTEADFRGRYMLIYFGFTFCPDVCPTELAIMAAALDALGDDAEKVQPIFITVDPERDTPEVMARYVPLFHPRLIGLTGSPEQIAEVANAYHVFYRKAEDESSSQDYTMDHSSIVFLMGPDGEYLKLFPPATAPEKMAADIASHIE, encoded by the coding sequence ATGTCGCGCAACGGCCTGATCGCTCTCATCGTCGGCATTTTCGTGGCAATCGGCCTCGGACTCCTGATTTCCGAGGTCGCCATCGACATGGCCGAGGGCGAGAAGCCCGTTGCATCGAGCGGGGAAGCGCGTGTCGGCGGGCCCTTCACACTTGTCGACCAGACCGGCAAGACAGTGACGGAGGCGGATTTCCGTGGCCGCTACATGCTGATCTATTTCGGCTTCACCTTCTGTCCCGACGTCTGCCCGACCGAACTTGCCATCATGGCGGCGGCTCTCGATGCATTGGGGGACGACGCCGAAAAGGTCCAGCCGATCTTCATCACGGTCGATCCCGAACGGGACACGCCTGAAGTCATGGCCCGTTACGTGCCGCTCTTTCATCCGCGCCTGATCGGCCTTACCGGCTCGCCCGAACAGATCGCCGAGGTCGCGAATGCCTATCACGTCTTCTATCGCAAGGCCGAAGACGAGAGCTCGTCCCAGGATTACACGATGGACCATTCCTCCATCGTCTTCCTGATGGGACCGGACGGCGAATATCTGAAGCTCTTCCCGCCGGCCACGGCGCCGGAAAAGATGGCGGCCGATATCGCGTCCCATATCGAGTGA
- a CDS encoding MBL fold metallo-hydrolase — translation MKQRRASPKAAKAGTAAAASDAEPRPWHHMPDGTFRNPEGCDSRGQGRMRHAGPFFLEMLKMGARKVEVPEGHVVPRGEAVRDLQAYVKGEDDFLTWLGHASFLIRIGGLTVLTDPYLTTFAGPAGLGPRRYVKSGVPISALPPIDILVVSHNHYDHLDERALARLPNKKSMMVVVPLRLAKFFRDRGFPNVVELDWHQRYETRGVSVTALPVVHWSRRSGFDTNRTLWAGFALKSEEHHLFFGGDSGYGPIFSDIGDAYGPFDTALLGIGAYEPRVMMKASHATPEEAVQMGRDLKARRIVGMHWGTVLLTVEPPFEPPERFVKAAAEQGYEPENTWIMRIGETRPLAGAWPSNV, via the coding sequence ATGAAACAGCGTCGCGCATCGCCGAAAGCCGCGAAAGCGGGCACCGCCGCCGCAGCTTCCGACGCGGAGCCGCGCCCGTGGCATCACATGCCGGACGGAACCTTCCGTAATCCCGAGGGCTGCGACAGCCGCGGCCAGGGCCGTATGCGTCATGCCGGGCCCTTCTTTCTCGAAATGCTGAAGATGGGTGCGCGCAAGGTCGAGGTGCCGGAAGGGCATGTCGTGCCGCGCGGCGAGGCGGTGCGCGACCTGCAGGCCTATGTGAAGGGTGAGGATGATTTCCTGACCTGGCTCGGCCATGCCTCTTTCCTGATCCGCATCGGCGGCCTCACTGTTCTCACCGACCCCTATCTCACCACCTTTGCCGGCCCTGCGGGCCTCGGCCCGCGCCGCTACGTCAAATCCGGCGTACCGATTTCGGCGCTGCCACCCATCGACATTCTCGTCGTCAGCCACAATCACTACGACCATCTCGATGAGCGCGCGCTGGCGCGGCTGCCGAACAAGAAAAGCATGATGGTGGTCGTGCCGCTCAGGCTGGCGAAGTTTTTCCGCGATCGCGGGTTCCCGAATGTCGTCGAACTCGACTGGCACCAGCGCTACGAAACACGCGGCGTCTCGGTGACGGCGCTGCCGGTGGTGCATTGGTCGCGGCGCTCGGGTTTCGACACCAACAGGACGCTCTGGGCGGGCTTCGCGCTCAAGAGCGAGGAACACCACCTCTTCTTCGGCGGCGACAGCGGCTATGGGCCGATCTTCAGCGATATCGGCGATGCCTATGGCCCCTTCGATACGGCGCTTCTCGGCATCGGCGCCTATGAGCCGCGCGTGATGATGAAGGCTTCTCACGCAACACCGGAAGAAGCGGTGCAGATGGGCCGCGACCTCAAGGCACGCCGCATCGTCGGGATGCATTGGGGGACGGTGCTCCTGACCGTGGAGCCGCCCTTCGAGCCGCCGGAACGCTTCGTGAAAGCGGCCGCCGAACAAGGCTATGAGCCGGAAAACACCTGGATCATGCGGATCGGCGAAACGCGCCCGCTTGCCGGCGCCTGGCCGTCCAACGTCTGA
- a CDS encoding ActR/PrrA/RegA family redox response regulator transcription factor — protein sequence MEPSGLESGQFRQRLDDQVTDSAEAPEGETPTIPEDRTLLLVDDDIPFLTRLARAMEGRGFEVTTASTVKDGKELARSKKPGFAVVDMRLEDGNGLDVVATLEEVRPDARIVVLTGYGNIATAVTAVKLGAVDYLAKPSDADQIEAALLATGGDKADPPENPMSADRVRWEHIQRVYELCDRNVSETARRLNMHRRTLQRILAKRAPK from the coding sequence ATGGAGCCATCCGGCCTAGAATCCGGCCAATTCCGACAGAGATTGGACGACCAAGTGACAGATTCTGCCGAGGCGCCCGAGGGCGAGACCCCCACCATTCCCGAAGACCGCACCTTGCTGCTGGTCGATGACGACATCCCCTTTCTGACGCGGCTTGCCCGGGCGATGGAAGGCCGCGGCTTCGAGGTGACGACCGCCAGCACAGTGAAGGACGGCAAGGAGCTTGCCCGCTCGAAAAAGCCGGGCTTCGCGGTTGTCGACATGCGGCTCGAAGACGGCAACGGGCTCGACGTGGTGGCGACGCTGGAAGAGGTGCGGCCCGATGCGCGCATCGTCGTGCTGACCGGCTACGGCAATATCGCGACGGCGGTGACGGCGGTGAAGCTCGGCGCGGTCGACTATCTCGCGAAGCCGTCGGACGCCGACCAGATCGAGGCGGCGCTGCTGGCCACCGGCGGCGACAAGGCCGACCCGCCTGAAAACCCGATGTCGGCGGACCGTGTGCGCTGGGAACACATCCAGCGCGTCTACGAGCTTTGCGACCGCAACGTCTCGGAAACCGCCCGCCGCCTCAACATGCACCGCCGCACTCTGCAGCGGATACTGGCGAAACGCGCGCCGAAATAG
- the leuA gene encoding 2-isopropylmalate synthase, with protein MLKNPSVKYRAFAPVPLSDRQWPSKTITKPPIWMSTDLRDGNQALFEPMNAERKLRMFEMLVKIGFKEIEAGFPSASDTDFGFIRKLVEEGRVPDDVHIEVLTQARPELIARTMESLKGAKNAIVHVYNATAPNFREVVFQQGKQGVKAIATESARQIKEIAATQPETNWTFQYSPEVFSGTELDFAKEVVDAVTEIWEAGPERKVVINLPATVEMATPNIYADQIEWMHRNLERRDGIILSVHPHNDRGTAVAAAELAIMAGADRVEGCLFGNGERTGNVDLVTLALNLYSQGIDPGLDFAQINEIARTAEYCTQLPIHPRHPYVGDLVFTAFSGSHQDAIKKGLAAYKAGDIWQVPYLPLDPKDLGRTYESIIRVNSQSGKGGVSYLLEAEYDLRLPRRLQVEFSSAVQRVTDDTGKEVRAADIWRIFEEEYLTRAEPIEYLSHSLYDESGKQGVKIRIRRFGKEEELSGSGNGPIDAAMDALKLGVELRHYEEHSIGSGTDAKAVAFMEVADPEHPGDLFGVGIDANIITASFKAMLSAANRAAARRPKSEWARLCGGAE; from the coding sequence ATGCTGAAGAATCCTTCCGTCAAATACCGCGCCTTCGCACCGGTGCCCTTGTCCGACCGGCAATGGCCGTCGAAGACGATCACCAAGCCGCCGATCTGGATGAGCACCGATCTCCGCGACGGCAATCAGGCCCTTTTCGAGCCGATGAACGCGGAACGGAAGCTCCGCATGTTCGAGATGCTGGTGAAGATCGGCTTCAAGGAAATCGAAGCCGGTTTCCCTTCCGCCTCGGACACGGATTTCGGTTTCATCCGCAAGCTCGTGGAAGAAGGCCGCGTGCCGGACGATGTTCATATCGAAGTGCTGACGCAGGCGCGGCCCGAACTCATCGCGCGCACGATGGAATCGCTGAAAGGCGCGAAGAACGCCATCGTCCACGTCTATAACGCGACGGCGCCGAATTTCCGCGAGGTGGTTTTCCAGCAGGGCAAGCAGGGCGTGAAAGCCATTGCGACGGAAAGTGCCCGCCAGATAAAGGAAATAGCGGCCACGCAGCCCGAGACCAACTGGACCTTCCAGTACAGCCCGGAAGTCTTTTCCGGCACCGAACTCGACTTCGCGAAAGAGGTTGTCGATGCGGTGACGGAGATATGGGAAGCGGGACCGGAGCGAAAAGTCGTCATCAACCTGCCGGCGACGGTGGAAATGGCGACGCCGAACATCTATGCCGACCAGATCGAATGGATGCACCGCAATCTCGAACGGCGCGACGGCATCATCTTGTCCGTACACCCGCATAATGACCGCGGCACGGCGGTGGCGGCGGCGGAGCTGGCGATCATGGCGGGCGCCGACCGCGTGGAAGGCTGTCTCTTCGGCAATGGCGAGCGGACGGGCAATGTCGATCTCGTCACGCTGGCGCTCAATCTCTACAGCCAGGGCATCGATCCGGGACTGGATTTCGCGCAGATCAACGAGATCGCGCGCACGGCGGAATATTGCACGCAGTTGCCGATCCATCCGCGCCACCCCTATGTCGGCGATCTCGTCTTCACGGCTTTTTCCGGCTCGCATCAGGATGCGATCAAGAAGGGACTTGCCGCCTACAAGGCGGGCGACATCTGGCAGGTGCCCTACCTGCCGCTCGATCCGAAGGATCTGGGCCGCACCTATGAGTCGATCATTCGCGTGAACAGCCAGTCCGGCAAGGGAGGCGTGTCCTATCTGCTGGAAGCGGAATATGACCTTCGACTGCCGCGCCGGCTGCAGGTCGAGTTCAGCTCCGCCGTCCAGCGCGTGACGGACGATACGGGCAAGGAAGTGCGAGCGGCCGACATCTGGCGGATATTCGAAGAGGAATATCTCACCCGCGCGGAGCCCATCGAGTATCTGTCCCATTCTCTCTATGACGAGAGCGGCAAGCAGGGCGTGAAGATCCGTATACGGCGCTTCGGCAAGGAAGAGGAACTCTCCGGTTCCGGCAACGGCCCAATCGACGCGGCGATGGATGCTCTGAAGCTCGGCGTTGAACTCCGTCACTATGAAGAGCATTCGATCGGATCGGGCACCGACGCGAAGGCGGTCGCCTTCATGGAGGTCGCGGACCCCGAACATCCGGGCGATCTTTTCGGTGTCGGCATCGACGCCAACATCATCACCGCCTCGTTCAAGGCGATGCTGAGCGCCGCCAACCGGGCGGCGGCGCGGCGGCCGAAATCCGAATGGGCGCGGCTCTGCGGCGGCGCCGAATAG